The Desulforegulaceae bacterium genome has a window encoding:
- the nifU gene encoding Fe-S cluster assembly protein NifU, with translation MWEYTDKVREHFINPRNVGELEKPSGTGDVGSITCGDALKLTLEIDENNIIKDAKFKTYGCASAIASSSALTEMIIGKSVEEAEKLTNDDIVAYLGGLPKEKIHCSVMGQEALEKAIADFKGIQIIEKEGNVVCHCFNITEDEIRHAVSDHGLASIDDVTGFLKAGGGCGQCHENIQEIIDEIKGDLGKKKKSASKLTNLQKIKKIEQTLEEDIKPALKKDGGNIELVDVDGNKVVVRLQGACATCIKSKETLKNHVEAKLRQKVAHDLIVEESLL, from the coding sequence ATGTGGGAATATACAGATAAAGTAAGAGAGCATTTTATTAATCCAAGGAATGTAGGTGAATTGGAAAAACCTAGCGGTACCGGTGATGTAGGTTCCATTACCTGCGGCGATGCTTTAAAATTAACCCTTGAGATAGATGAAAATAATATTATAAAAGACGCCAAATTCAAAACATACGGGTGTGCAAGTGCAATAGCATCATCATCAGCACTTACTGAAATGATAATAGGAAAATCAGTAGAAGAAGCAGAAAAACTTACAAATGACGACATTGTTGCTTACCTTGGCGGTCTTCCAAAGGAAAAAATCCATTGCTCAGTAATGGGCCAAGAAGCTCTTGAAAAAGCAATTGCAGACTTCAAAGGAATTCAAATTATTGAAAAAGAAGGAAATGTTGTCTGCCATTGCTTTAATATTACAGAAGATGAAATCCGTCACGCTGTAAGTGATCACGGCCTTGCTTCAATTGATGATGTTACAGGCTTTCTTAAAGCCGGAGGCGGTTGCGGACAATGTCATGAAAATATCCAGGAAATAATTGATGAAATAAAAGGAGACCTGGGTAAAAAGAAAAAAAGTGCCTCAAAACTTACAAATCTTCAGAAAATAAAAAAAATAGAACAAACCCTTGAAGAAGATATAAAACCTGCTCTTAAAAAAGACGGGGGCAATATTGAACTTGTTGATGTTGACGGAAACAAAGTTGTTGTAAGGCTTCAAGGTGCCTGTGCCACCTGTATTAAATCAAAAGAAACACTAAAAAATCATGTTGAGGCAAAACTAAGACAAAAGGTTGCCCATGATCTTATAGTTGAGGAGTCGCTCCTATGA
- the amrB gene encoding AmmeMemoRadiSam system protein B: protein MDKRKGVLRGTWYPDTKEECEEFISSFKKRAQISEKIYGGIVPHAGWYFSGETAAMIIEALSLMKPDLVIVFGMHLPKNSKIRIMTKAGYETPFGDLPVCESLVKSIGDKFDFIAETPHDFQPDNTIEVQLPFIRHFMGEVEVFCCGLPPEKSSYEFGRFIGEKAVELGKNPIVIGSTDLTHYGPSYGYMPYGKAEKAYEKVKNENDKRMINLIEEMDYSGVLLDSEKNMNACCSGAVAGAIGCAEVLGAKKGYCLDYSNSYEKTKSDSFVGYAGICFK from the coding sequence ATGGATAAGCGAAAGGGAGTTTTGAGGGGAACCTGGTATCCTGACACAAAAGAAGAGTGTGAAGAATTTATTTCTTCTTTTAAAAAGCGTGCTCAAATTTCAGAAAAAATATATGGAGGGATTGTTCCCCATGCAGGTTGGTATTTTTCCGGAGAAACTGCTGCCATGATAATTGAGGCACTTTCGTTGATGAAGCCAGATCTTGTGATTGTTTTTGGAATGCATTTGCCTAAAAACAGTAAAATAAGAATAATGACAAAGGCTGGCTATGAAACCCCATTTGGGGATTTACCTGTGTGTGAAAGCCTTGTAAAATCCATTGGTGATAAGTTTGATTTTATAGCCGAAACTCCCCATGATTTTCAACCAGACAATACAATTGAGGTTCAGCTTCCCTTTATAAGACATTTTATGGGAGAAGTTGAAGTGTTTTGCTGCGGGCTTCCTCCTGAAAAATCGAGCTATGAATTTGGCAGGTTTATAGGAGAAAAAGCAGTTGAACTTGGTAAAAATCCTATTGTTATAGGAAGTACAGATCTTACCCATTATGGGCCTTCATACGGATATATGCCCTATGGAAAAGCAGAAAAAGCATACGAAAAAGTAAAAAACGAAAATGATAAAAGAATGATTAATCTGATTGAAGAAATGGACTATTCAGGAGTTCTTCTTGATTCAGAAAAAAATATGAATGCCTGCTGCAGCGGTGCTGTTGCCGGTGCCATAGGATGTGCTGAGGTACTTGGAGCAAAAAAAGGTTATTGTCTTGATTATTCAAACAGCTATGAAAAAACAAAATCAGATAGCTTTGTGGGTTATGCGGGGATTTGTTTTAAATAG
- a CDS encoding acyl-CoA dehydrogenase family protein → MVLLNPKKYKDRKYPDERSKEIMLKTIDWFENKGLEKMKEDFHNRTFNSDFAEFVKEEKIFETLFLPKGYGDDPDQYYSTYRMFEFSEILGFYGSSYWYMFHVSTLGLDPVFLGDNEEAKQKAAATLKENPLCAFGLSEKKHGADIYSSEMKLYPQPDGTYLANGSKYYIGNGNEASTITVFGKFADSDEYVFFVVDSKHEKYECIKNIIACDQMFVAEFALHDYPITEAEILSKGKKAWYDMLNTINICKFNIGSASIGICEHSFYESLNHAAHRNIFGKNVTEFAHIRQLFFDSYIRIVAMKLFGLRATDYLRAANPEDRRYLLFNPLMKMKVATQGEQVMEDLWDIIAAKGFEKDTYFEQAAMEIKGMPKLEGTKHVNMALIAKLIPNYMFNPKEYPEVPLMNGNENDDFLFNQGPTRGYGKIQFHDYMPEFDSISHLSNVKIFIDQVKAFQEVLMVSGAGIMEQMQNFDFLFSLGEIFSVVPYAQLIVESAKREGIKEEVLNSIFDVFVRDMSKYAVDFLMKPSTTDEQIKSAEKIIRKPETDSKEFDKVINDHIYTLIDAYTMNP, encoded by the coding sequence ATGGTTTTACTTAATCCAAAAAAATACAAGGATAGAAAATATCCTGACGAAAGATCAAAAGAAATCATGCTCAAGACCATAGACTGGTTTGAAAATAAAGGTCTTGAAAAAATGAAAGAAGACTTTCACAATAGAACTTTTAACTCAGATTTTGCAGAGTTTGTAAAAGAAGAAAAAATATTTGAAACTCTTTTTCTTCCAAAAGGCTATGGTGACGATCCAGACCAGTACTACAGCACTTACAGAATGTTTGAATTTTCAGAAATCCTGGGTTTTTACGGCTCTTCATACTGGTATATGTTTCATGTATCAACCCTTGGCCTTGATCCTGTTTTCCTTGGCGACAACGAAGAAGCAAAACAAAAAGCTGCTGCCACCCTAAAGGAAAATCCTCTTTGTGCCTTTGGCCTTTCTGAAAAGAAGCATGGAGCTGATATTTATTCAAGTGAAATGAAACTTTATCCCCAGCCTGACGGAACCTACCTTGCAAATGGCTCAAAATATTATATTGGGAACGGAAACGAAGCATCAACTATTACTGTTTTCGGTAAATTTGCAGACTCAGATGAATATGTTTTCTTTGTTGTGGATTCCAAACATGAAAAATATGAGTGCATAAAAAACATAATCGCCTGCGACCAGATGTTTGTTGCTGAATTTGCCCTTCATGATTATCCAATTACTGAAGCGGAAATTCTCTCAAAAGGCAAAAAAGCATGGTACGATATGCTTAACACAATTAATATCTGTAAATTCAATATTGGTTCTGCTTCAATAGGAATTTGCGAGCACAGCTTTTATGAATCTCTTAATCACGCAGCCCATAGAAATATTTTCGGTAAAAATGTTACAGAGTTTGCCCACATAAGACAGCTTTTCTTTGATTCATACATAAGAATTGTTGCAATGAAACTATTTGGTTTAAGAGCAACTGACTATTTAAGAGCTGCAAACCCTGAAGACAGAAGATATCTTCTTTTCAACCCGCTTATGAAAATGAAAGTTGCCACCCAAGGTGAGCAGGTTATGGAAGATCTTTGGGATATAATTGCAGCCAAGGGCTTTGAAAAAGATACTTACTTTGAGCAGGCAGCCATGGAAATCAAGGGAATGCCAAAACTTGAAGGTACAAAGCATGTAAATATGGCTCTTATTGCCAAGCTTATTCCAAACTATATGTTCAATCCAAAAGAATATCCTGAAGTTCCTCTGATGAATGGAAATGAAAATGATGATTTTCTTTTCAACCAGGGACCAACAAGAGGTTATGGTAAAATTCAGTTCCATGATTATATGCCTGAATTTGACTCGATTTCACACTTGAGCAATGTTAAAATTTTCATTGATCAGGTTAAAGCTTTCCAGGAAGTTCTCATGGTTTCCGGTGCTGGAATCATGGAGCAGATGCAAAATTTTGATTTCCTTTTTTCACTTGGAGAAATTTTTTCTGTTGTTCCATATGCACAACTTATTGTTGAGTCTGCAAAAAGAGAAGGTATAAAAGAAGAAGTCCTAAATTCAATTTTTGACGTATTTGTAAGAGACATGTCAAAATATGCTGTTGATTTCCTTATGAAGCCTTCAACAACAGATGAGCAGATTAAAAGTGCTGAAAAAATAATCAGAAAACCTGAAACTGATTCCAAAGAATTTGACAAAGTAATCAACGATCATATCTATACATTGATTGATGCTTATACAATGAATCCATAA
- a CDS encoding GGDEF domain-containing protein has product MIELIPKKSLDQQLRIKRFLIGTSSYIIFILTFIICHWLGLFRLPLAKFSIIIGMIALINLGFYLVFLFDINLYFKEKSLTIAQITVGTIVIMIAIYYANEARGAFLLLYMVTFSFGVFRLKVRQFLFLTLIVITGYSVNLSLLKIYHPETLNMTVELLRLLILSVVFTWFSFIGGYINRLREKVEELATKDGLTKVFNRRKIFEVLEREVELSKRQLYHFGLLMIDIDDFKKINDSYGHLAGDLILTNVAKAIKIALRTEDYLGRYGGEEFLAVLTNPTPENALLCANRIKEVVENLETEFKNKKIKVTISTGVTVYLPDESLDTTLARADKALYMAKERGKNTVVALDFTNKELKQF; this is encoded by the coding sequence GTGATTGAACTTATTCCTAAAAAAAGCTTAGACCAACAGCTAAGAATCAAAAGGTTTTTAATAGGTACATCTTCATATATTATATTTATTCTCACCTTTATAATTTGCCATTGGCTTGGATTGTTCAGGCTGCCCTTAGCTAAATTCTCTATAATTATAGGAATGATAGCTTTAATCAACCTGGGATTCTACCTGGTGTTTCTTTTTGACATAAATCTTTATTTTAAAGAAAAAAGCCTTACCATTGCTCAGATAACAGTAGGCACTATTGTTATAATGATAGCAATTTACTATGCAAACGAGGCAAGAGGAGCTTTCCTCCTTCTTTATATGGTAACTTTTTCCTTTGGGGTCTTCAGACTTAAGGTAAGGCAGTTTCTTTTTCTAACTTTAATTGTAATTACAGGTTATTCAGTAAACCTTTCTCTTTTAAAAATTTATCACCCTGAGACGCTGAATATGACGGTAGAGCTGCTAAGACTTCTTATTCTCTCTGTTGTTTTTACCTGGTTTTCATTTATAGGAGGCTATATAAACCGTCTCAGAGAAAAGGTTGAAGAACTTGCAACAAAAGACGGACTTACAAAAGTATTTAACAGAAGAAAAATTTTTGAAGTTCTTGAACGTGAAGTTGAACTTTCAAAAAGACAACTCTATCATTTTGGGCTCCTTATGATAGATATTGACGATTTTAAAAAGATAAACGATAGTTACGGACATCTTGCAGGGGATTTGATCTTAACAAATGTTGCCAAAGCCATAAAAATAGCCTTGAGAACTGAAGACTATTTGGGAAGGTACGGAGGAGAAGAGTTTTTAGCAGTTCTAACCAATCCCACCCCTGAAAATGCTCTTTTATGTGCTAATCGAATAAAAGAAGTGGTTGAAAACCTTGAAACTGAGTTTAAAAATAAAAAAATCAAAGTTACTATTTCAACTGGAGTTACTGTTTACCTCCCTGATGAATCTCTTGACACAACTCTTGCAAGGGCGGACAAAGCTCTTTATATGGCAAAAGAAAGAGGTAAAAATACTGTGGTAGCCCTGGATTTTACAAATAAGGAACTCAAGCAATTCTAA
- a CDS encoding CoA pyrophosphatase gives MNETDLIQLEKFMPKKPGIYGRHKLFNYAVMITLIEIDGEYNFVFEKRAKGIRQEGEICFPGGGYDPENDSSCANAAIRETSEELGVPIENIKVFGRMHTIVGAMGFVIEPFAGILHNISPKDINIQKSEVEEVFFIPVSWFLKNKPETYSVMLQIKPSYEKKGEKKVLLPSEELGLPEKYKKPWGNIKQRVLLYRFNDEVIWGLTAEMVSEFTRLLKNSKKP, from the coding sequence ATGAATGAAACAGATTTAATTCAGCTTGAAAAATTCATGCCGAAAAAACCCGGAATTTACGGAAGACATAAACTTTTTAATTATGCTGTAATGATTACTCTTATAGAGATTGACGGAGAGTATAATTTTGTTTTTGAAAAAAGAGCAAAAGGAATAAGACAGGAAGGAGAAATCTGCTTTCCAGGAGGAGGATATGATCCTGAAAACGATAGCTCCTGTGCCAATGCAGCAATAAGGGAAACATCTGAAGAACTTGGAGTCCCAATTGAAAATATAAAAGTTTTTGGTCGAATGCACACAATTGTCGGTGCAATGGGATTTGTAATCGAACCTTTTGCAGGGATTCTTCACAATATTTCACCTAAAGATATAAACATTCAAAAATCTGAAGTTGAAGAAGTTTTTTTTATTCCTGTGTCATGGTTTTTAAAAAACAAACCTGAAACATACTCTGTGATGCTTCAAATAAAGCCTTCTTATGAAAAAAAAGGTGAAAAAAAAGTTCTCCTCCCATCAGAAGAACTAGGGCTGCCAGAAAAATATAAAAAACCATGGGGAAATATAAAACAAAGGGTTTTGCTTTACAGATTCAATGATGAGGTTATCTGGGGACTTACAGCTGAAATGGTCAGTGAGTTTACAAGACTTTTGAAAAACTCAAAAAAACCATAA